From the genome of Impatiens glandulifera chromosome 9, dImpGla2.1, whole genome shotgun sequence, one region includes:
- the LOC124914883 gene encoding E3 ubiquitin-protein ligase AIRP2-like: MYAAGSARKSFKDSLKVLQADIEHVNTLASDISREYDGACLQMRMSYSPAAHLFLFLVKWTDCHLAGALGLLRILIYKVYVDGSTTMSIHERKASIREFYGVIYPSLLQLERGVNDSEDTQQHRTIERYCRRRDENENRQCSDIETEREEECGICMEMNSKIVLPNCNHAMCLKCYHEWRTRSQSCPFCRDSLKRVGSGDLWMLMDSRDIVDMTTLTRENVRRLFMYIDKLPLVLPAAFLGPYDTHLR, encoded by the exons ATGTACGCAGCAGGATCCGCGCGAAAGTCATTCAAGGATTCTCTCAAGGTCCTTCAAGCCGATATTGAGCACGTCAACACACT AGCTTCTGATATTTCCAGGGAGTATGATGGTGCTTGTCTTCAGATGCGAATGTCTTATAGTCCAGCAGCACACCTGTTTCTTTTCCTAGTTAAATGGACGGATTGTCACCTTGCTGGTGCACTTGGTCTGTTGAGGATTCTAATCTACAAG GTTTATGTTGATGGATCCACGACAATGTCTATCCATGAGAGGAAAGCGAGTATCAGAGAATTCTATG GTGTTATATATCCTTCATTGTTGCAACTTGAAAGAGGGGTTAATGATTCAGAAGATACACAACAACATAGAACAATCGAAAGGTACTGCAGAAGAAGAGACGAGAATGAAAACAGACAATGTTCAGACATTGAAActgaaagagaagaagaatgtGGTATATGTATGGAGATGAATAGTAAGATTGTTCTTCCTAATTGCAATCACGCCATGTGCTTGAAATGTTACCATGAATG GCGCACAAGATCACAGTCTTGCCCATTTTGCCGTGATAGCCTGAAGAGGGTCGGTTCTGGCGATCTTTGGATGCTAATGGACAGCCGGGACATAGTTGACATGACGACATTGACGAGAGAAAATGTGAGACGACTTTTCATGTATATAGATAAGTTGCCTCTTGTTCTTCCTGCTGCATTCTTGGGGCCTTATGATACTCATCTTAGGTAG
- the LOC124916018 gene encoding pentatricopeptide repeat-containing protein At2g33760 yields MEAKLPSRIYEALERAGPRIRQLNQVHAQLLVSGSNLKLSILTKFLIFACNAGSIGYTRRILYSITNPDSYLFSSLIKSCSKQHLSLDALLFYRHMITSLVPPSNYAFTAVLKSCAELSNSKTGRIIHGQTVICGYCFDRYVQAALISLYSKCRDLHIARKVFDEMPERTIVAWNSMISGYEQNGLANEAIELFYHMRELGVEFDTATLVAVLSACSQIGAVELGISVHELINERGLKLNVVIGTALINMYAVSGNLAKSKEVFDEMKERNVVTWTAMISCYARNGYGREAVDLFNLMRIEGPPPNRITFVAVLSACAHAGLVQQGRQALTIMTRDYGFAPETEHHVSMVDMLGRAGYVNEGFQYIKDMYPIEPSAAVWTALLGACKMHKNLDIGIQVADHLMDVEPENPGHYVLLSNVFALAGQMDKVEKVRNKMIRKGLKKQVGYSTIEVDGKMYLFSMGDKSHSETGLIYGFLDELMTKIGGCGYVAVPETVMHELEEEEREYAVRYHSEKLAVAYGMLKTVGGTGVIRIVKNLRMCEDCHLAMKFISGFSQREIVVRDKFRFHHFKSGSCSCGDYW; encoded by the coding sequence ATGGAAGCCAAGCTACCTTCCCGAATTTACGAAGCTCTGGAAAGAGCAGGACCGCGTATTAGGCAGCTGAATCAAGTCCATGCCCAACTCCTTGTCTCAGGTTCGAACCTCAAACTCTCTATCCTCACAAAGTTCCTCATCTTTGCCTGCAATGCCGGCTCAATTGGCTACACACGTAGAATTCTATACTCCATAACCAACCCAGATTCATATCTCTTCAGCTCCCTCATCAAATCATGCTCCAAACAACACTTATCTCTCGATGCCCTTCTCTTCTACCGCCACATGATCACTTCTCTTGTTCCCCCATCTAATTACGCATTCACTGCAGTCCTCAAATCTTGCGCTGAATTATCCAATTCGAAAACAGGAAGAATCATACACGGACAAACCGTCATCTGTGGGTACTGCTTCGATCGTTACGTACAAGCTGCTCTGATAAGTCTTTATTCGAAATGCCGCGATCTGCATATCGCACGGAAGGTGTTCGACGAAATGCCAGAAAGAACTATTGTTGCTTGGAATTCTATGATCTCGGGATACGAACAAAACGGGTTAGCCAATGAGGCTATTGAGTTGTTTTACCATATGCGAGAACTAGGAGTTGAGTTCGACACCGCCACATTGGTTGCCGTACTCTCCGCTTGTTCTCAGATCGGTGCAGTCGAGTTAGGGATTTCCGTGCATGAACTAATCAACGAAAGGGGACTTAAACTGAACGTCGTCATCGGAACCGCGTTGATTAATATGTATGCTGTTAGCGGAAATTTAGCCAAATCGAAGGAAGTTTTCGACGAAATGAAGGAAAGAAACGTGGTTACTTGGACCGCAATGATTTCATGTTACGCGAGGAATGGTTATGGAAGAGAAGCAGTCGATCTCTTTAACCTAATGAGAATCGAAGGTCCGCCTCCCAATCGGATAACTTTCGTCGCCGTGTTATCCGCCTGTGCTCACGCCGGTCTAGTTCAACAAGGCAGACAAGCACTTACGATCATGACAAGAGACTACGGATTCGCACCGGAAACGGAGCATCACGTCTCGATGGTTGACATGCTAGGTCGAGCCGGATATGTAAACGAAGGCTTTCAATACATCAAAGACATGTATCCGATCGAGCCATCGGCGGCTGTATGGACCGCATTACTTGGAGCTTGCAAGATGCACAAGAATTTGGACATTGGAATACAGGTTGCGGATCATCTAATGGACGTTGAGCCGGAAAATCCAGGTCATTATGTTCTTCTCTCGAACGTATTTGCACTTGCTGGTCAGATGGATAAAGTGGAAAAGGTTAGAAACAAGATGATTAGGAAAGGTTTAAAGAAACAGGTCGGATACAGCACGATTGAAGTGGATGGGAAGATGTATTTGTTTAGTATGGGCGATAAATCTCACAGTGAGACTGGTTTGATATACGGTTTTCTTGACGAGTTGATGACGAAGATCGGAGGATGCGGATATGTTGCTGTGCCAGAGACTGTTATGCATGAATTGGAGGAGGAGGAAAGGGAGTATGCAGTTCGGTATCATAGCGAGAAGCTAGCGGTTGCGTATGGGATGTTGAAAACAGTGGGCGGGACTGGTGTTATTAGGATTGTGAAGAACCTTAGGATGTGTGAGGATTGTCATTTAGCGATGAAGTTCATCTCTGGTTTTTCTCAAAGGGAGATTGTGGTTAGGGATAAGTTTAGGTTCCACCATTTTAAATCTGGTTCTTGTTCTTGTGGAGATTACTGGTAA
- the LOC124914145 gene encoding sphingolipid delta(4)-desaturase DES1-like — protein MGGGEEREEGVMAEDFFWSYTDEPHASRRRQILSQYPQIKHLFGPDTWALPKIILVVSIQLWTATLLHNAGWGKILMIAYFFGSFLNHNLFLAIHELSHNLAFSTPVYNRWLGIFANLPIGVPMSVTFQKYHLEHHRFQGVDGIDMDIPSVTEANLVKNIVSKSIWVLLQLFFYAFRPLFLKPKPPGLWEFTNLIIQLSLDAFMVYFWGWKSFGYLILSTFVGGGMHPMAGHFISEHYVFNKDQETYSYYGPLNIMTWHVGYHNEHHDFPRIAGSKLHKVKEIAPEYYEGLHSYKSWSQVIYMYITDLTVGPFSRVKRKLSTKTTNKSE, from the exons ATGGGAGGTggagaagaaagagaggagGGAGTAATGGCGGAAGATTTCTTCTGGTCATATACGGATGAACCTCACGCTTCTCGCAGGCGTCAGATCCTTTCTCAGTATCCTCAGATCAAACACCTCTTTGGCCCCGATACCTGGGCTTTACCTAAG ATTATTCTTGTGGTTTCAATTCAACTATGGACAGCAACCTTGTTGCACAATGCAGGATGGGGAAAGATATTGATGATAGCATATTTCTTCGGTTCTTTTCTGAATCACAACCTGTTCCTAGCCATTCACGAACTAAGCCACAATCTCGCCTTTTCCACGCCAGTCTACAATCGATGGCTTGGAATCTTTGCCAACCTACCTATTGGAGTACCCATGTCAGTCACTTTCCAGAAATATCACCTTGAACACCACCGTTTCCAAGGAGTTGATGGAATCGACATGGACATCCCAAGTGTAACAGAAGCCAATCTAGTGAAGAATATAGTTTCTAAATCCATATGGGTTCTCCTCCAGCTCTTCTTCTACGCGTTCAGGCCTCTATTTCTCAAACCAAAACCTCCTGGTTTATGGGAGTTTACCAATCTAATTATCCAGCTGAGTCTTGATGCTTTCATGGTTTACTTTTGGGGTTGGAAATCTTTCGGCTATTTGATTCTTTCAACATTTGTTGGAGGTGGAATGCATCCTATGGCAGGACATTTCATTTCTGAACACTACGTGTTCAACAAAGATCAAGAGACTTATTCATATTACGGTCCTTTGAACATTATGACATGGCATGTTGGGTACCATAATGAACACCATGATTTCCCAAGAATTGCTGGATCGAAACTTCATAAAGTGAAGGAGATTGCACCAGAATATTACGAGGgtctacattcatataaatctTGGAGTCAagttatttatatgtatattactGACCTAACGGTTGGACCTTTTAGCCGTGTGAAGAGAAAGCTCTCAACAAAGACAACAAACAAATCTGAGTAA